A single window of Mycosarcoma maydis chromosome 1, whole genome shotgun sequence DNA harbors:
- a CDS encoding putative vacuolar (H+)-ATPase produces MPEEESLFRSATMSLIQLYIPSETAHATVQELGELGNVMFKDLNPDISPFQRSFVTDIRRLDEMERRIRFLYAQMDKEGVPVRPLESALPFISLGSGSDGRRGHQLMDELSVKLREHEERLGQMNGSYETLQKRLQELEEAKHVLRETAVFFDQAEGRQDANRVSLDDANAPLLDDVESHAFNSSRGEDSGYGTFDLEFVAGTIDRSKMAIFERILWRVLRGNLYMNYAEIDEAFDDPTKEEPVRKNVFIIFAHGSELLAKIRKISESMGGTLYPIDSNADRREESLREVLSRIEDLNNVLYSTSATRRTELVKIAEVLSGWEDVVRKEKLIYSTLNMFLFDNRRKTLVAEGWCPSSDLGQIQLALRRANENAGTSAPAVLQELRTNKMPPTFQRSNKYTEAIQSVGDSYGIAKYKEVNPGLFNLILLPFLFAVMFGDVFHAFLMTLAALTMCVFERKLAKVDNEIFTMFFYGRYMMLLMGVFSMFTGFLYNDIGSKSMHLFHTGWDWPHQNGTIEAVSNGNVYAIGIDPTWHGADNALVFTNSLKMKMSVILGVFHMTLAILLNVPNFIRFGQKWKIWSEIVPQMLFMQSLFGYLVFAIVYKWSIDWYETDANGTVFRNNPPGLLNMLIYMFLKPGDVDPKTELYSGQAFVQTVLLLIAFICVPWMLIVTPYIEWKEHQKTKGQGYRAIGHGDGSRLGGDEDDEEDADETSRLAQTQSNGNGNGGSHGDGEMEEEHEFNIGEVVIHQVIHTIEFCLGCISNTASYLRLWALSLAHAQLSEVLWTMTIQNVFGMTGVTGAIATVLAFGLWFCLSIAILCCMEGLSSLLHAIRLAWVEFGSKFYQAGGYQFEPLKF; encoded by the coding sequence ATGCCAGAGGAGGAGAGTCTGTTCAGGTCGGCGACCATGTCGCTGATCCAGCTCTACATTCCTTCCGAGACTGCGCACGCTACTGTTCAGGAACTCGGAGAGCTGGGAAATGTTATGTTCAAGGATCTCAACCCAGATATCTCGCCTTTCCAGCGCTCCTTTGTCACCGACATCAGGCGGCTCGATGAGATGGAGAGGCGTATCCGCTTCCTCTATGCTCAGATGGACAAGGAAGGTGTGCCCGTTCGGCCACTCGAAAGTGCGCTTCCCTTCATCAGCCTCGGCTCGGGGTCTGATGGTCGTCGCGGTCATCAGCTCATGGACGAGCTCTCAGTCAAGTTACGCGAGCATGAGGAGCGACTCGGCCAAATGAATGGCTCCTACGAGACGCTGCAGAAGCGTTTGCAGGAACTCGAGGAGGCTAAGCATGTTCTTCGCGAGACCGCTGTCTTCTTTGATCAAGCAGAGGGTCGACAGGACGCCAACCGAGTTTCtctcgacgatgccaaTGCGCCTCTCCTCGACGATGTTGAGTCCCACGCTTTCAACAGCTCGCGAGGCGAAGATAGCGGGTACGGCACTTTTGATCTCGAGTTCGTCGCCGGCACCATCGACCGCAGCAAGATGGCAATCTTTGAACGCATTCTCTGGCGTGTTCTTCGCGGTAACCTCTACATGAACTacgccgagatcgacgaggcttTCGACGACCCCACCAAAGAGGAGCCTGTCCGCAAAAATGTTTTCATCATTTTTGCTCACGGTTCTGAGCTACTCGCCAAGATTCGCAAGATCAGCGAGAGTATGGGCGGTACGCTCTACCCGATCGACAGCAATGCTGATCGTCGCGAGGAGAGCCTTCGCGAGGTTCTCAGCCGTATCGAGGACCTCAACAACGTCCTTTACTCAACAAGCGCCACCCGCCGCACCGAACTCGTCAAGATCGCTGAGGTGCTCAGCGGTTGGGAGGACGTCGTTCGCAAGGAGAAGCTCATCTACTCGACGCTCAACATGTTCCTCTTCGACAACCGACGCAAGACGCTTGTCGCTGAAGGTTGGTGCCCATCCAGCGACCTCGGACAGATCCAgcttgctcttcgtcgCGCTAATGAGAACGCCGGCACAAGTGCCCCTGCTGTGCTGCAAGAGCTTCGTACTAACAAGATGCCGCCCACCTTCCAGCGTTCCAACAAGTACACCGAGGCAATCCAGTCCGTCGGTGACAGCTACGGCATTGCCAAGTACAAGGAAGTGAACCCTGGTCTGTTCAacctcatcctcctccCGTTCTTGTTCGCCGTCATGTTTGGCGATGTCTTCCACGCCTTCCTCATGACGCTGGCAGCGCTCACCATGTGCGTCTTTGAgcgcaagctcgccaaggtTGACAACGAGATCTTCACCATGTTCTTCTACGGTCGCTACATGATGCTGCTCATGGGCGTTTTCTCCATGTTTACCGGTTTTCTTTACAACGATATCGGAAGCAAGAGCATGCACCTCTTCCACACCGGCTGGGACTGGCCTCACCAAAACGGCACCATTGAGGCTGTGTCCAACGGCAACGTCTACGCTATCGGCATCGACCCCACCTGGCACGGTGCAGATAACGCGCTCGTCTTCACCAACTCActcaagatgaagatgtCGGTCATCCTCGGTGTCTTCCACATGACGCTCGCCATTCTTCTCAACGTGCCCAACTTCATCCGCTTTGGTCAGAAGTGGAAGATCTGGTCCGAGATCGTGCCTCAGATGCTGTTCATGCAGTCACTCTTTGGCTACCTCGTCTTTGCCATTGTATACAAATGGTCTATTGACTGGTACGAGACCGATGCCAACGGCACCGTCTTCCGCAACAACCCGCCTggcttgctcaacatgctcaTCTACATGTTCCTCAAGCCCGGCGATGTCGATCCCAAAACTGAGCTCTACTCGGGTCAAGCATTTGTCCAGACGGTGCTACTGCTCATCGCCTTCATCTGTGTGCCTTGGATGCTCATCGTCACCCCATACATTGAGTGGAAGGAGCACCAGAAGACCAAGGGCCAAGGGTACCGCGCCATCGGTCACGGTGACGGCTCGCGTCTCGGTGgtgacgaagacgacgaggaagatgccgacgagacgagccgTCTGGCTCAAACCCAgagcaacggcaacggcaacggcgGCAGTCACGGCGACGGCGAAatggaggaggagcacgAGTTCAACATTGGTGAGGTCGTCATTCATCAGGTCATTCACACGATCGAGTTCTGCCTCGGATGCATTTCCAACACGGCTTCGTATTTGCGACTCTGGGCGCTGTCGCTCGCCCATGCTCAGCTTTCCGAGGTGTTGTGGACCATGACCATCCAGAATGTCTTTGGCATGACGGGTGTCACGGGCGCCATTGCCACCGTTCTCGCGTTCGGTCTCTGGTTCTGTCTCTCCATCGCCATTTTGTGCTGCATGGAGGGCCTCAGTTCGCTGCTGCATGCTATTCGCCTCGCCTGGGTCGAATTCGGAAGCAAGTTCTACCAGGCAGGCGGCTACCAATTCGAGCCTCTCAAGTTCTAG
- a CDS encoding putative NADH-ubiquinone oxidoreductase, which produces MASSLNRSLVRSAVLASRSYASSSTATPLRFAVAAPSTLYSARLFSSSIARSLATPQTGPTHVSSSSYSPSSEITKTATYDASHVQQQVRDAPIYPDYSKGPSALDKAGQLFFFTEILRGMWIVLENFFRPPYTIMYPFEKGPLSPRFRGEHALRRYPTGEERCIACKLCEAICPAQAITIESEPREDGARRTTRYDIDMTKCIYCGFCQEACPVDAIVETQNTEYSTETREELLYNKEKLLANGDRAEAEIAANIYADHLQR; this is translated from the coding sequence ATGGCTTCTTCATTGAACCGATCCCTGGTACGCTCGGCGGTGCTTGCCAGCCGCTCGTACGCTTCCTCTTCTACAGCGACGCCGCTTCGATTTGCCGTCGCCGCACCTTCTACCCTCTACAGCGCACGTCTCTTCTCGTCTTCGATCGCACGTTCGCTCGCCACCCCGCAGACCGGACCTACACACGTCAGCTCCAGCTCATACTCACCATCATCCGAGATCACCAAGACCGCCACGTACGACGCTTCGCATgtacagcagcaggtgcgTGACGCGCCCATCTACCCGGACTACTCCAAAGGTCCCTCGGCGCTAGACAAGGCCGGTCAGCTGTTTTTCTTCACCGAAATCCTGCGCGGCATGTGGATCGTACTCGAGAACTTCTTCCGCCCACCCTACACGATCATGTACCCCTTCGAGAAGGGTCCTCTTAGCCCGCGCTTCCGTGGCGAGCACGCCCTCCGCCGATACCCCACCGGCGAAGAACGTTGCATCGCGTGCAAGCTCTGCGAGGCCATCTGCCCCGCTCAGGCCATCACGATCGAGTCGGAGCCGCGCGAGGATGGTGCACGAAGGACCACAAGGTACGACATTGACATGACCAAGTGCATCTACTGCGGCTTCTGCCAGGAGGCTTGCCCTGTCGACGCGATTGTCGAGACGCAGAACACAGAATACTCGACCGAGACGCGCGAGGAGCTGCTGTACAACAAGgagaagctgctcgccaatGGTGACCGtgccgaggccgagattGCAGCCAACATCTACGCTGATCATCTTCAGCGTTGA
- a CDS encoding uncharacterized protein (related to CDA2 - sporulation-specific chitin deacetylase) produces MLRLLLLATLAGSALAGDFTVKILPRQASSVGSYPPPLAIPTADQTPKEWLDALDAAIAAGKIPNIAPALNQGGSPVYQNNEGNDPNTCSWTATKCVSKTDIVNAPPSHMTIGFDDGPTENSGDLYDFLSQHNQSATHFMIGSNVLINSQQFDQAVKQGNQHFAVHTWSHQLCSTLTNQQLVAELGWTMQIIADKSGGYIPRFWRPPQGDVDNRVRAIAEEIFGLTNVLWNHDTNDWCLNDQGGSACPGEVPGQDYASVAAAAAAGIHGPKENGLIMLEHELTHASISVFKNYYPSLGGLGWIVDNVADVFEMPWYKNAWDDSTPLQNGTVLQTFQLGANPNDENSSSSSAAPSSTSATTTSSTDTSTATSTPTHSGSRSDASSRTSPTAAVKQGIATSGASSFVPATFGLASFAAAVAFVATLL; encoded by the coding sequence ATGCTGCGTTTGCTACTTCTCGCCACTCTAGCTGGCAGCGCTCTTGCTGGCGACTTCACCGTCAAGATCCTGCCCAGACAGGCAAGCTCTGTAGGCTCGTATCCCCCGCCGCTTGCCATCCCTACCGCAGATCAAACACCAAAAGAATGGCTAGACGCCCTTGATGCTGCTATCGCTGCCGGCAAGATCCCCAACATCGCTCCCGCCCTCAATCAAGGCGGCAGCCCTGTCTATCAGAACAATGAGGGCAACGATCCCAACACTTGCTCATGGACCGCCACCAAATGCGTCTCCAAGACCGACATTGTCAATGCTCCTCCCAGCCACATGACCATCGGCTTTGACGATGGCCCCACTGAAAACAGCGGCGACCTGTACGATTTTCTCAGCCAGCACAACCAGTCTGCGACCCACTTCATGATCGGATCCAACGTGCTGATCAACTCCCAACAGTTTGACCAGGCGGTCAAGCAGGGAAATCAGCACTTCGCTGTTCACACATGGTCGCATCAGCTCTGTTCCACGCTGACCAACCAGCAGCTCGTTGCTGAGCTGGGATGGACCATGCAGATCATTGCCGATAAGAGCGGCGGTTATATCCCCAGATTCTGGAGACCTCCTCAGGGCGATGTGGACAATCGTGTGCGTGCCATCGCCGAAGAGATCTTTGGCCTCACCAATGTGCTCTGGAATCATGATACTAATGACTGGTGTCTCAACGACCAGGGAGGATCTGCTTGCCCCGGTGAGGTCCCGGGACAGGACTACGCTTCtgtcgccgccgccgccgccgctggtATTCATGGTCCAAAGGAAAATGGTTTGATCATGTTGGAGCACGAATTGACCCACGCCTCGATCAGCGTTTTCAAGAACTATTATCCGAGTCTCGGTGGTCTTGGCTGGATTGTAGACAACGTAGCTGATGTGTTCGAAATGCCTTGGTACAAGAATGCCTGGGATGATTCAACTCCTCTTCAGAACGGAACTGTTTTGCAGACATTCCAATTAGGCGCAAACCCGAACGACGAAAACAGtagctcaagctcagcagcccCTTCGAGTACAAGTGCTACTACCACTTCTTCTACCGACACGTCCACGGCTACGTCCACGCCCACCCACAGCGGATCGAGGTCGGATGCGTCGTCTCGAACGTCGCCCACAGCCGCGGTCAAACAGGGCATCGCCACCAGCGGCGCGTCCTCTTTTGTTCCTGCTACCTTCGGCCTGGCTTCCTTCGCAGCTGCGGTTGCGTTTGTGGCAACTCTGCTTTGA
- a CDS encoding putative NADH-ubiquinone oxidoreductase, whose amino-acid sequence MAALRTSSRLLMRSAAFVASAATRSNLVAVASSSSRTAASRTLSTSAARSSDSLFVHRNTDYNNPDIPFEFNEENAKMAQEIISHYPEQYKKAAVIPLLDLGQRQNSGWVSISVMNYVAKLLEMPPMRVYEVATFYTMFNREPVGKYFLQLCTTTPCMLGGCGSTKILEALESKLGIKAGQTTKDNKFTLVEVECLGACANAPMIQINDDFFEDLTPESMNNIIDKLSNGEKVKPGPQSGRHSSEPANGRTALTSEPYGPGKFCVPEFA is encoded by the exons ATGGCCGCTCTTCGTACATCTTCGCGTTTGCTGATGCGATCTGCAGCCTTTGTTGCCAGTGCCGCTACGCGATCCAaccttgttgctgttgccaGCAGCTCCTCTCGCACAGCCGCTAGCCGAACTCTCTCCACctcagcagctcgatcctCCGACTCTCTCTTCGTTCACCGCAACACCGACTATAACAACCCGGACATTCCATTCGAGTTTAACGAGGAGAATGCAAAGATGGCACAGGAGATCATCTCGCACTACCCAGAACAGTACAAAAAAGCAGCCGTGATCCCCTTGCTTGACTTGGGTCAACGACAGAACTCCGGTTGggtctcgatctcggtcaTGAACTACgtggccaagctgctcgagatgccACCTATGCGTGTATATGAAGTAGCTACGTTCTACACCATGTTCAATCGCGAACCGGTTGGCAAGTACTTTTTACAGCTTTGCACTACCACCCCTTGCATGCTCGGAGGTTGCGGTTCCACAAAGATcctcgaggcgctcgaatCCAAGTTGGGCATCAAGGCTGGTCAAACTACCAAGGACAACAAGTTCACCTTGGTCGAGGTCGAATGCTTGGGCGCTTGCGCCAACGCTCCCATGATCCAGATCAACGATGACTTCTTCGAGGACTTGACGCCGGAGAGCATGAACAacatcatcgacaagcttAGCAACGGTGAAAAGGTAAAGCCTGGCCCGCAGTCGGGTCGTCACTCTTCGGAGCCTGCTAACGGTCGAACCGCGCTCACTTCCGAG CCATACGGACCGGGCAAATTCTGTGTTCCCGAGTTCGCTTGA
- a CDS encoding uncharacterized protein (related to FCJ1 - mitochondrial inner membrane protein involved in formation of crista junctions) has protein sequence MMNRAAALRKAAALGPLSAARSRGAAGARTYASDANGTSRSGLGRLFVYSTVGATVFYGISTVAALNNDRYNHFFVESIPGGERIIDYLDTHDVGQEIKSINLHGYGDKAIDVTKTAYDSVSGAVSRVFSGDAGASESAGDERDARLRVSEARATAKAEADKLAQRAKVAAEKAEHQAESALQAVQDKTSELVNRAKAAAERAEAKVRGQTTEASKDGRNIIQRAVDSVQVMTDIGANTKAAPSKSAAPGNGPKEEVKETYIGELPVNHEAPVGYAAPRRDRGLQAPDHPTARLRPDPEAPKLPLLAPSIKSLSASEPMIAQLAGTIDELTVFLKETPSSGAKAKGVLESAQIDLEQLSQRLETIKRQEAKRVEDSLAAQAKRYETQISKQSQEAADKLSSRESDWQKSFEEEHAKQTQQFKEKLEKELATQSQIINERLKEEVIAQGIELQRRWMKDIKAKVEEERGGRLSKLDELATDLKSLEKVSLDNSSVLDENLSVHTLWTAVRAVQHALDDASATKRPFAEQLRVLKGTSKARDDPVLSAAIEALDASGAADTGVETFTTLKQWFDDKVGPRVRQVSLVPSPETSGVLSHLASAALSPILFHKKGLVPGQDVPSVLARAEYYLDRKDLDSATRELNQLKGWPKLLASDWLAASRKRLEVQQALDVVQTEASLASLMVSA, from the coding sequence ATGATGAACCGCGCCGCTGCCTTACGTaaagctgctgcacttGGTCCTTTGTCTGCAGCTCGTTCTCGCGGTGCTGCTGGGGCTCGAACGTATGCTAGCGATGCGAATGGAACCTCAAGATCCGGTCTGGGTCGCCTGTTCGTGTACTCCACGGTTGGTGCTACCGTCTTCTACGGTATCTCGACGGTGGCAGCACTCAACAACGACCGATACAACCACTTTTTCGTAGAGAGCATTCCAGGAGGAGAGCGCATCATCGACTACCTCGACACCCACGATGTTGGCCAGGAAATCAAGAGCATCAACCTGCATGGCTATGGAGACAAGGCGATCGACGTCACCAAGACCGCCTACGACAGCGTCAGCGGTGCAGTGAGTCGCGTGTTCAGTGGTGATGCAGGCGCCAGCGAGAGTGCAGGCGACGAACGTGACGCTCGACTCAGGGTCTCCGAAGCTCGCGCAACGGCCAAGGCTGAAGCAGACAAGCTCGCGCAAAGGGCCAAGGTAGCTGCCGAAAAAGCCGAGCACCAGGCCGAATCTGCACTTCAAGCTGTGCAGGACAAGACTTCGGAGCTCGTCAACCGCGCTAAGGCAGCTGCTGAACGGGCAGAGGCCAAGGTTCGTGGTCAAACCACTGAGGCCAGTAAAGACGGCCGCAACATAATTCAGCGTGCTGTCGACAGCGTCCAAGTCATGACCGACATTGGCGCCAACACGAAGGCTGCTCCGTCCAAGAGTGCCGCTCCAGGCAACGGTCCCAAGGAGGAGGTCAAGGAAACTTACATCGGCGAACTTCCTGTCAACCACGAGGCTCCTGTGGGCTAtgctgctcctcgtcgtgACCGCGGTCTTCAAGCTCCTGATCACCCCACCGCCCGTTTGCGTCCCGACCCGGAAGCACCCAAGCTGCCCCTCCTGGCACCTTCGATCAAGAGCCTCTCTGCATCCGAGCCCATGATCGCCCAGCTCGCCGGCACCATCGATGAGCTCACTGTTTTCCTCAAGGAAACGCCTTCTTCCGgtgccaaagccaaggGTGTCCTCGAAAGCGCACAGATCGACCTCGAGCAGTTGAgccagcgtctcgagacCATCAAGCGTCAAGAGGCCAAGCGCGTCGAAGACAGTCTGGCTGCCCAAGCTAAGCGATATGAAACCCAAATCTCCAAGCAGTCGCAAGAGGCGGCCGACAAGCTCTCGAGCCGAGAGTCGGACTGGCAAAAGTCGTTCGAAGAGGAGCACGCCaagcagacgcagcagTTCAAGGAGAAGCTTGAAAAGGAGCTCGCCACGCAGAGTCAGATCATTAACGAGAGGCTCAAGGAGGAAGTGATTGCGCAGGGTatcgagctgcagcgtaGATGGATGAAGGACATCAAGGCTaaggtggaggaggagcgtGGTGGACGACtttccaagctcgacgagttggCTACAGACCTCAAGAGCCTTGAAAAGGTGAGCTTGGACAACAGCAGCGTGCTGGATGAAAACTTGTCGGTGCACACGCTTTGGACTGCGGTTCGAGCTGTGCAGCACGCGCTCGATGATGCTTCAGCGACCAAGCGACCTTTCGCGGAGCAGCTGCGTGTTCTCAAGGGCACATCCAAGGCGCGCGATGACCCTGTGCTCTccgctgccatcgaggcgctcgatgCAAGCGGAGCGGCCGACACGGGCGTCGAGACGTTCACAACGCTCAAGCAGTGGTTCGACGACAAGGTTGGACCTCGTGTTCGTCAAGTCTCGCTTGTCCCCTCGCCGGAAACCTCAGGCGTTCTCTCGCACCTTGCCAGCGCTGCTCTTTCGCCAATCCTGTTCCACAAAAAGGGCCTCGTACCAGGCCAAGACGTCCCATCGGTGCTTGCAAGAGCAGAGTACTACCTGGACCGCAAAGACCTCGATTCGGCCACGAGGGAGTTGAACCAGCTCAAGGGTTGGCCTAAGTTGCTTGCGTCCGACTGGCTCGCCGCTTCGCGAAAGAGGCTTGAGGTTCAACAGGCACTCGATGTGGTCCAGACAGAAGCTAGCTTGGCCTCGCTCATGGTTTCCGCCTGA
- a CDS encoding uncharacterized protein (related to triacylglycerol lipase): MGHSIISPWYWFLKLTATLFRSLVYLKRGTQRYLRSRPLPEGVVRETLQIPSRDKGRFIGVDLYRPADAAASAKLPVVVNWHGSGYVIPSWGEDREFIVQAVKALGCNVLDCDYRKGPEYPFPSGHDDAQDAVDWVLKQSQRFDIDKLALSGFSAGAGLALSTGNIFGPSKIRAISCLYPPVDVSLDPPEQPVPYDPRSGIHLSPRAVNLFNNSYLPAPTDRTQPRFRIRGLETSRFPNHIFVACGKLDILHNNAKEYFAEVAQAEKDKKIIFVGVEREEHGWDKKPLVPESFESRDDVYRQMFDNIKQAFSS; encoded by the coding sequence ATGGGTCACAGCATCATTTCGCCGTGGTACTGGTTCCTGAAGCTCACAGCCACACTGTTCCGATCCCTTGTGTATTTGAAACGAGGCACACAGCGTTATCTACGAAGCCGACCTTTGCCTGAAGGAGTCGTTCGTGAGACGTTACAAATTCCCTCTCGAGACAAGGGCCGCTTCATCGGAGTCGACCTCTACCGTCcagccgatgctgccgcttcGGCAAAGCTGCCTGTTGTCGTCAATTGGCACGGTAGTGGCTATGTGATTCCAAGCTGGGGTGAGGATCGCGAATTCATCGTCCAGGCTGTCAAGGCGCTAGGCTGCAACGTTCTCGACTGTGATTACCGCAAAGGTCCCGAATACCCTTTTCCGTCTGGACACGATGACGCCCAAGATGCTGTGGACTGGGTGCTGAAGCAGTCGCAACgcttcgacatcgacaAGTTGGCACTCTCCGGTTTCAGTGCTGGCGCAGGTCTCGCATTGAGCACAGGCAACATCTTTGGCCCGAGTAAAATTCGCGCCATCTCGTGCCTCTATCCTCCCGTTGATGTCAGTCTCGACCCGCCGGAGCAGCCGGTACCTTACGATCCTCGCAGCGGCATCCACCTGTCTCCTCGGGCAGTGAACCTGTTCAACAATAGCTACCTACCGGCCCCCACGGATCGAACACAGCCAAGATTCCGTATTCGCGGTCTCGAGACCTCTCGTTTCCCCAACCATATCTTTGTCGCTTGTGGCAAACTCGATATCCTCCACAACAACGCCAAAGAGTATTTCGCCGAAGTAGCTCAGGCTGAAAAGGACAAGAAGATCATTTTTGTCGGCGTAGAGAGGGAAGAGCACGGTTGGGACAAGAAACCACTCGTGCCCGAGTCGTTCGAATCGCGCGATGACGTCTACCGTCAGATGTTTGACAACATCAAGCAAGCATTCAGCAGCTAG